The following coding sequences lie in one Phalacrocorax carbo chromosome 3, bPhaCar2.1, whole genome shotgun sequence genomic window:
- the AKAP12 gene encoding A-kinase anchor protein 12 isoform X3, whose translation METSPSDSNTKDVVDAEKEDAHTAKQLPSSEEDAEDLDHASEPQSYDLGFKKVFKFVGFRFTVKKEKTGKSEPVQLLTVKKETQVPDGADDQKEVSSEEIAMPEDVLPAEDNTKDTLKNENTEDESPKTPEANEICSQSAALATDTASPLRKFFTQGWTGFRKKKSFRKPKEDEQQSPTKEEEQEKEGATLTTETIEKEEKSESEKQDEERNVTAVTIEAHEKEQTESEQQESEKTVAAIGVEASEKEELITHDEQGQKEEVATAVGKESMKEEEAEDDDQERKLVEVSKDLGKIEGKTEEGEKESEVTEKPLKTRSVVPVITDSVNGELKTSSEALPVGEKLESPDKCEIDDRTEISSEEKLETGSSAIEISSEQLKESEGREGDKPAPLGKETFDEKPEEAELKMSPTAADITEGEALSRTTEEKESGELEAKLTLGAPGLKSFSTSECSVDTEDDRQSIKPTDEGLQGNTGIVMTDTIKPDEITTEITPEEAAGKRPPEGITSEAELLSSQEKTKLQGSPLKKLFTGTGLKKLSGKKHKGKREESKLGEQGEPIQHLSDSPDSPEEQKGESSASSPEEMVEIPSLEKSVDGMQVTENEDAAISDVERKRESVTPWASFKKMVTPKKRVRRPSESDKEEEVDKTKSVTVSATENTADENQGELKENGMDQKPEKTTEEPKRKVDTSVSWEAFICVGSSKKRARKSSSSDEETDHHKLGQESQKIEESGQSKETATDTILTSSQESDQGQGNSSPEQAGSPSEGEGISTWESFKRLVTPRRRSKTRMEERTEDSVVGSSLEHSTSDGEPGKDESWVPFRKLMPGRRKKKSDGKPEPTHLKQAREDMAEMTEEDSDIPAVVPLSEYEAAEQEKIETQQARDAETMRERTSEQERAEKLEDTLRIEQAHEGLVHAVTVTVVEGERAVTSIEERSPSWISAALTECIEQAKEEEEKEAEKTFESDVIVEEAVVAAKTVPEMRKDVSDDTTASELELTSEAVTALEETAEASCAEETMEVSLAEETTEMVSAVSQLLETPDTTEEVTPVQEVEATEQNLKELDKQTQKVLHEVAERVKSADVAQLVSERTMTTTVITTVQGIESEVKDDAKDGNVVGQETVVPEQFLKKEHMEDGLQPQGSAGSIQGQKGVEESVLHEGSETTEISVVMKESTEGCGNVDVLRDESQQQACEEAIGEDHEEISEVQRTVEELSSHDREFHSIKAVTAKEDPLAKQEPSEQEKLPVTELTADETRDEYIPEVQTAVQDKTEDETSSLGLAAEEPVQLEGEGKTLTTGPECTEAVVTMVPVKPERQDEIPDLDSQEQASTKGVSSRAPVQREEEEDDAVLLRVKSTEVTVTEAPLQNEVETSALPSESIGSEAPADAEQSMRDGADRPITAEVLEPQCRETTEIPSQSDETRGGKMEDAMLETETRLGSDTTAAEAPTQTEADSIFNLASTCPDITENGNTVLTDISPKKCETLSSLAEEETVGKKQELVETSNCQDFQKEDNKNEQLIEGAKEVFESGKQEAVRGDECSTALQQEVLTVQEEVSDSAFLQAESLEALKVPVPVTAAAVEDHVMAETVTPAGTTAETIQPLATTPEQVASEELPVTTVDYSGCGTVELGSAEAPEPQVTSASMNGISEEQERPQSTGQPEQNGVPLSDSLSLTHAEIEKDVVQSVAIESQSTKIVLNAIQTAVHKLAETEESAAFESEQCIKSIGKSPSDTNIPEHLHSTQVVHQLPVKEEDIRSKERELQQLGTVETTMLTESAEIHETVEKTKDMLLTSEMLKDGQSQNSLTNVTSPEDFSRESVGLQKSALEQITSEDSTKDPLDIHTPKLREKEVGQIMEIPDQHIGQQTSRGSEEEHHDLPVEDGKTQIWEDDSCQEETSCDSLQSQNLVAPEALNMC comes from the exons ATGGAGACAAGTCCATCTGACTCAAACACCAAGGATGTTGTAGATGCTGAGAAAGAGGACGCTCATACAGCTAAACAGTTGCCATCTTCAGAAGAAGACGCAGAAGACCTTGACCATGCATCTGAGCCACAGTCTTATGATCTGggttttaaaaaggtttttaaatttGTTGGATTCAGATTCAcagtaaagaaggaaaagacGGGAAAATCAGAACCAGTTCAACTGCttactgtaaaaaaagaaacacaagtcCCTGATGGAGCTGATGATCAAAAAGAGGTCAGCTCAGAAGAAATAGCAATGCCTGAGGACGTACTTCCTGCAGAAGACAACACCAAAGacacactgaaaaatgaaaatacagaagacGAATCTCCTAAAACACCAGAAGCAAATGAGATTTGTTCTCAGTCAGCTGCCTTAGCCACTGATACTGCATCACCATTAAGAAAATTTTTTACTCAGGGATGGACTGGatttagaaaaaagaagagttttagGAAGCCTAAAGAAGATGAACAACAGTCTCCTACGAAAGAAGAGGAGCAAGAAAAAGAGGGGGCGACATTAACAACTGAAACAATTGAAAAGGAGGAGAAGTCCGAGTCTGAGAAGCAAGATGAAGAGAGGAATGTGACAGCAGTAACTATTGAAGCGCATGAGAAGGAGCAAACTGAAAGTGAACAGCAGGAGTCAGAAAAGACTGTGGCAGCCATAGGAGTTGAAGCAAGTGAGAAGGAAGAGCTAATCACGCATGATGAGCAGGGACAAAAAGAGGAAGTAGCAACAGCAGTTGGTAAAGAAAgcatgaaggaggaagaagctgAAGATGATGATCAAGAAAGGAAACTGGTGGAAGTCTCAAAAGATCTTGgtaaaatagaaggaaaaactgaagaaggagagaaagaaagtgaGGTGACAGAGAAACCACTAAAAACAAGGTCAGTGGTACCTGTTATCACTGATAGCGTGAATGGAGAACTGAAAACATCTTCAGAAGCCCTACCTGTGGGAGAAAAACTGGAGTCACCAGACAAATGTGAAATAGACGACAGAACTGAAATATCCTCTGAAGAGAAACTTGAAACAGGATCTTCGGCAATTGAAATTTCTAGTGAACAGCTTAAAGAAtctgaaggaagagaaggagataAACCTGCTCCACTGGGGAAAGAAACATTTGATGAAAAACCAGAAGAAGCAGAATTGAAAATGTCACCCACAGCAGCAGATATCACAGAAGGAGAAGCTCTGAGTAGAAccacagaggagaaagaaagcGGAGAACTTGAGGCAAAACTGACTCTGGGTGCTCCTGGACTGAAGTCCTTTTCTACTTCTGAATGTTCAGTGGACACAGAGGATGATCGACAGTCAATCAAACCCACTGATGAAGGACTACAGGGAAATACTGGCATAGTTATGACTGATACTATCAAACCAGATGAAATAACCACAGAAATAACTCCTGAGGAAGCAGCTGGAAAGAGGCCTCCAGAAGGTATCACAAGTGAAGCTGAACTGCTGTCTTCTCAAGAAAAAACTAAACTACAAGGCAGCCCTTTAAAGAAACTCTTTACAGGCACTGGATTAAAAAAACTGTCTGGAAAGAAACATAAAGGCAAAAGAGAAGAATCCAAGTTAGGGGAGCAGGGTGAACCAATTCAGCACTTATCGGATTCCCCAGATAGCCCAGAGGAACAAAAGGGAGAGAGTTCTGCTTCTTCTCCTGAGGAGATGGTTGAAATTCCTTCTTTGGAAAAATCTGTAGATGGAATGCAGGTCACTGAAAATGAAGATGCTGCAATTTCAGATGTGGAGCGAAAAAGAGAAAGTGTTACACCCTGGGCATCATTTAAAAAGATGGTGACTCCCAAGAAACGTGTCAGAAGACCTTCTGAAAGCGATAAAGAGGAAGAAGTTGATAAGACAAAGAGCGTTACAGTGTCTGCAACTGAAAACACTGCTGATGAAAATCAgggagaattaaaagaaaatgggatgGACCAGAAACCAGAGAAAACCACAGAAGAGCCCAAAAGAAAAGTTGACACCTCTGTGTCCTGGGAAGCTTTTATATGTGTAGgttcttcaaagaaaagagCCAGGAAATCATCATCATCTGATGAAGAAACTGACCATCATAAGCTTGGTCAAGAAAGCCAAAAAATAGAAGAGTCTGGACAGAGCAAAGAAACGGCAACAGATACAATTCTTACTAGCTCACAGGAGAGCGATCAAGGACAAGGGAATTCTTCCCCAGAACAAGCTGGAAGCCCATCCGAAGGTGAAGGTATTTCAACATGGGAATCATTTAAAAGGCTAGTCACTCCAAGAAGGAGATCCAAAACTAGAATGGAAGAGAGAACTGAAGACTCTGTTGTGGGATCTAGCCTGGAGCATTCAACATCGGATGGTGAGCCTGGAAAAGATGAATCGTGGGTTCCATTCAGAAAACTGATGCCTGGGCGTAGGAAGAAAAAGTCAGATGGAAAGCCAGAACCAACTCATCTTAAACAAGCAAGAGAAGATATGGCAGAAATGACTGAAGAAGATTCAGATATTCCAGCTGTTGTTCCTTTATCTGAATAcgaagcagcagagcaggagaaaattGAAACTCAACAAGCGAGAGATGCTGAAACAATGAGAGAACGAACTTCAGAGCAAGAGAGAGCAGAAAAACTAGAGGACACCCTAAGAATTGAGCAAGCACATGAAGGGCTCGTGCATGCAGTTACTGTTACCGTTGTGGAAGGGGAAAGGGCAGTTACCAGTATTGAAGAAAGGTCACCATCCTGGATATCTGCTGCTCTGACAGAGTGCATTGAGCAGgcaaaagaggaggaagagaaagaagctgAGAAAACATTTGAATCTGATGTTATTGTGGAAGAAGCAGTGGTAGCTGCTAAGACAGTGCCAGAGATGAGAAAGGATGTAAGTGATGACACCACAGCAAGTGAGCTAGAGCTAACCTCAGAAGCAGTGACAGCTCTGGAGGAGACAGCAGAAGCTTCCTGCGCTGAAGAAACAATGGAAGTATCCCTTGCTGAGGAGACAACCGAGATGGTTTCTGCTGTTTCACAGTTGTTAGAAACCCCAGATACTACAGAGGAAGTTACACCTGTACAAGAAGTAGAGGCCACTGAACAAAATTTGAAAGAATTAGACAAACAGACGCAAAAAGTTCTTCACGAAGTTGCTGAAAGAGTAAAGTCAGCAGATGTAGCACAGCTGGTTAGTGAAAGAACCATGACAACAACTGTAATTACAACAGTGCAGGGAATTGAGTCAGAAGTGAAGGATGATGCTAAAGATGGGAATGTTGTAGGCCAAGAAACTGTTGTGCCTGAACAGTTCTTGAAAAAGGAACACATGGAGGATGgcctccagccccagggaagTGCAGGGAGCATTCAGGGCCAAAAGGGAGTTGAAGAGAGTGTTCTTCATGAAGGTTCGGAGACAACTGAAATATCTGTTGTaatgaaagaaagcacagaaggaTGTGGAAATGTAGATGTATTGAGAGATGAAAGCCAGCAGCAGGCATGTGAAGAAGCCATTGGAGAAGACCATGAAGAAATATCTGAAGTGCAGAGGACAGTAGAGGAACTTTCATCACATGACAGAGAGTTTCACAGCATCAAAGCAGTCACTGCCAAGGAAGATCCATTGGCAAAGCAGGAGCCTTCAGAACAAGAGAAACTGCCTGTGACAGAGTTGACAGCAGATGAGACAAGAGATGAATATATTCCAGAAGTACAGACTGCA GTGCAGGACAAGACAGAGGATGAAACCTCTTCCTTGGGGCTTGCAGCTGAAGAGCCTGTGCAGCTTGAAGGAGAGGGCAAAACCCTTACCACGGGACCAGAGTGCACAGAAGCAGTTGTCACTATGGTCCCTGTTAAACCCGAAAGACAGGATGAAATTCCCGACTTAGACTCACAAGAGCAAGCTTCTACTAAAGGAGTTTCTAGCAGGGCACCTGtccagagagaggaggaggaagatgatgcTGTACTCCTCAGAGTAAAAAGCACAGAAGTCACTGTTACTGAGGCTCCACTGCAGAATGAGGTAGAAACCTCTGCCCTTCCTTCAGAATCAATTGGCTCAGAAGCACCTGCAGATGCTGAGCAGAGCATGAGGGATGGGGCTGACAGGCCCATTACAGCAGAAGTCCTAGAGCCACAATGCAGAGAAACAACTGAAATCCCATCCCAGAGTGATGAAACCAGGGGTGGCAAAATGGAAGATGCTATGCTTGAAACCGAAACACGCTTAGGGAGTGATACTACTGCTGCTGAGGCTCCCACGCAGACTGAAGCAGACAGCATATTTAATTTAGCATCAACATGCCCAGATATCACTGAAAATGGAAACACTGTCCTCACTGACATAAGTCCTAAGAAATGTGAAACACTAAGCAGCTTAGCTGAAGAAGAGactgtgggaaaaaaacaagaactTGTAGAAACCTCAAACTGTCAAGACTTTCAGAAAGAAGATAACAAAAATGAGCAATTGATTGAAGGAGCCAAAGAAGTATTTGAATCTGGAAAACAGGAAGCTGTGAGAGGTGATGAATGTTCAACTGCTCTCCAGCAGGAGGTTTTAACTGTGCAAGAGGAAGTCTCTGACTCAGCCTTCCTACAGGCTGAAAGCTTGGAGGCTCTGAAAGTGCCTGTGCCTGTAACAGCTGCAGCAGTTGAAGACCATGTTATGGCAGAAACCGTAACGCCTGCAGGCACAACAGCTGAAACTATACAGCCCTTGGCAACCACACCAGAGCAAGTGGCTTCTGAAGAGCTCCCAGTTACCACTGTTGACTATTCAGGCTGTGGAACTGTGGAGCTTGGTAGTGCAGAAGCACCTGAGCCTCAAGTAACTTCTGCTTCCATGAATGGAATATCAGAGGAGCAAGAGAGACCCCAGAGTACAGGGCAACCTGAACAAAATGGTGTTCCTCTAAGTGACAGTCTGTCTCTCACCCACGCGGAAATTGAGAAGGATGTTGTTCAGTCTGTGGCTATAGAGTCCCAGAGTACGAAAATTGTATTGAATGCTATCCAGACGGCTGTTCACAAACTTGCAGAAACAGAAGAGTCAGCTGCCTTTGAGTCAGAGCAGTGCATTAAGTCCATAGGGAAAAGCCCATCAGATACAAATATACCTGAACATCTGCACAGTACTCAAGTGGTTCATCAACTTCCAGTAAAAGAGGAAGACATACGGAGTAAAGAACGAGAGCTCCAGCAATTGGGAACAGTGGAAACTACTATGTTAACAGAGTCTGCAGAAATTCATgaaactgtggaaaaaacaaaagacatgCTCTTAACTTCTGAGATGCTAAAAGATGGACAAAGTCAGAATTCTTTAACAAATGTGACTAGCCCCGAAGACTTTTCAAGGGAAAGTGTGGGACTTCAGAAATCAGCACTAGAACAAATTACTTCAGAAGATTCAACCAAAGACCCCCTAGACATACACACACCAAAActaagggaaaaagaagttggGCAGATTATGGAAATCCCAGACCAACATATAGGTCAACAAACAAGCAGAGGAAGTGAGGAAGAGCATCATGACCTGCCAGTGGAAGATGGGAAAACACAGATATGGGAGGATGACAGTTGCCAAGAAGAAACATCTTGTGATAGTCTGCAAAGTCAGAACTTGGTGGCTCCTGAGGCCTTGAAT ATGTGCTAA